A stretch of Aspergillus nidulans FGSC A4 chromosome VI DNA encodes these proteins:
- a CDS encoding trans-hexaprenyltranstransferase (transcript_id=CADANIAT00010341): protein MKSRTVPAGKLVLASPVTPQTPICWQCLRNDLSLGQSKFQNRKYHPSRRKDASPFGAAVSAAQTLFKGLPKAPPGISVDPLRIVGKELKFLTKNIRQLLGSGHPTLDKVAKYYTRSEGKHMRPLLVLLMSQATALTTPRSNRSTSDAALSSVTVNDPITSPSVLADTNPDLDRLTSQSPTEGQYDFAGDENILPSQRRLAEITELIHTASLLHDDVIDNALTRRSSNSANIEFGNKMAVLAGDFLLGRASVALARLRDPEVTELLATVIANLVEGEFMQLKNTAEDEKNPVFTDDTISYYLQKTYLKTASLISKSCRAAALLGHSTPDVVEAAYSYGRNLGLAFQLVDDMLDYTVSGVELGKPAGADLELGLATAPLLFAWKQHPELGPLVGRKFCREGDVEKARELVYRANGVEQTRALAQEYADKAIAAISPFPDSEAKAGLIEMCRKTMNRRK, encoded by the exons ATGAAATCACGCACAGTCCCAGCTGGCAAGCTGGTACTCGCATCACCGGTCACACCCCAGACACCTATATGCTGGCAATGCCTCCGCAATGATCTCTCCCTAGGTCAATCCAAATTCCAAAACCGCAAATATCACCCCTCTCGTCGAAAAGATGCTTCCCCCTTTGGCGCGGCGGTTTCAGCAGCCCAAACGCTCTTCAAGGGTCTACCCAAAGCGCCTCCTGGGATATCAGTCGATCCGTTGAGGATCGTGGGCAAGGAACTCAAATTTCTCACCAAAAATATCCGTCAGCTTCTTGGTTCGGGACATCCTACGCTGGATAAAGTGGCGAAATACTATACTCGAAGTGAGGGCAAACATATGCGACCACTGCTGGTGTTGCTTATGTCCCAAGCGACGGCATTGACCACCCCAAGATCCAATCGCTCCACGTCGGATGCAGCTCTAAGTTCTGTGACGGTCAATGACCCTATTACTTCTCCTTCTGTCCTTGCCGACACCAACCCAGACCTGGATCGGCTCACGTCACAGTCGCCAACAGAAGGTCAGTACGACTTTGCTGGCGATGAGAACATCCTCCCTTCCCAGCGACGACTTGCTGAAATCACCGAATTGATTCACACTGCTTCACTCCTCCATGATGATGTTATTGATAACGCCCTCACCCGTcgctcctccaactccgcGAACATCGAATTCGGGAACAAAATGGCTGTTTTGGCAGGTGACTTCCTGCTCGGTCGTGCCTCCGTTGCTCTGGCCCGCCTACGAGACCCCGAGGTTACAGAACTCTTGGCTACGGTGATCGCCAATCTCGTGGAGGGAGAGTTTATGCAGCTCAAAAACACTGCCGAGGACGAAAAGAACCCCGTTTTTACAGACGACACTATCTCATACTACCTGCAAAAAACCTACCTGAAGACCGCAAGCCTAATCAGCAAGTCGTGCCGCGCAGCTGCACTACTTGGCCATAGCACTCCTGACGTGGTCGAGGCCGCGTATTCCTACGGCCGCAATTTGGGACTAGCGTTCCAGCTTGTGGACGACATGCTTGACTACACAGTCAGCGGTGTTGAACTAGGAAAGCCTGCCGGGGCGGACCTAGAACTCGGCCTTGCAactgctcctcttcttttcgcCTGGAAACAACACCCGGAACTTGGCCCCTTGGTCGGTCGTAAATTTTGCCGGGAGGGAGACGTTGAAAAA GCCCGAGAACTTGTCTACCGCGCCAATGGTGTTGAACAAACCCGTGCTCTAGCTCAAGAATATGCAGACAAAGCAATTGCTGCCATCAGCCCGTTTCCTGATAGCGAAGCAAAGGCCGGTCTGATTGAGATGTGCAGAAAGACCATGAATCGGAGGAAGTAA
- a CDS encoding uncharacterized protein (transcript_id=CADANIAT00010342), whose translation MNALSPYPTSESVNLMFPRLTQAEVFGLSSTLLSSHQNGCGAELNVLFACISSWLYNFGRVLVVPLLHYHQHVQTMSGLTLLTVLISGFCFLYSHMFLPCQKRLAYRLRMKPLPQWALSEIFRLLRTLDYPISIIKH comes from the coding sequence ATGAACGCACTTTCGCCATATCCCACTTCCGAGAGTGTTAATCTGATGTTTCCACGATTGACGCAAGCGGAAGTTTTTGGGCTATCGAGCACTTTACTTTCCTCACATCAGAATGGTTGCGGTGCCGAACTCAATGTTCTGTTTGCTTGCATTTCAAGTTGGCTTTATAATTTTGGCCGAGTCCTCGTCGTGCCTTTATTGCACTACCACCAACACGTCCAGACAATGTCTGGGCTAACTCTCCTTACAGTCCTTATATCCGGCTTTTGTTTTCTTTACTCTCATATGTTCTTACCATGTCAGAAGAGGCTGGCTTATCGCCTTCGAATGAAACCCCTGCCACAGTGGGCCTTGTCTGAAATCTTTCGGCTCCTTCGAACCCTGGATTACCCCATCTCAATTATCAAACATTGA
- a CDS encoding 1-phosphatidylinositol-4-phosphate 5-kinase (transcript_id=CADANIAT00010343) — protein sequence MPSFTTDYPSQTATATATHPHSFGPPQDRTHEKSPVGNTFVWTNWPNGDSNHLETPSDRNLANGSTYSLTGPRSSASSYNREFLQSKDGSLHSLGNTSAREQREGRPSSITTDRELPRKSFDTGVGSATTSIASHQVNGKHMVNGDYSRPSVDELVCSDTTGNTATARLSTSPPDNSGRLSPDHGSLSPTQKGTYRHSSPPIAAGVKRSNTQDSANSSIRQRHTLQVPRTTSGRRSSRDQPDDVAYSSGRLSPTAGARRSSLGLARRTTRTNQSEILFDEANPDEDAARWAEAIKQRRASRRRRRDEEDDERVVVGTKVDRNHVNWVTSYNMLTGIRFTVSRINAKMDRELTPADFKAKHKFSFDITGNELTPSAQYDFKFKDYAPWVFRHLRAKFRLDPADYLMSLTSKYILSELGSPGKSGSFFYFSRDYKYIIKTIHHAEHKLLRKILPEYYKHVEQNPNTLISQFYGLHRVKMAYGRKIHFVVMNNLFPPHRDIHSTFDLKGSMIGREVSEEYIKDHPRSTMKDLNWLRRNRQLECGPEKREFFLEQLKRDVELLKRLKIMDYSLLVGIHDLEKGNEEKLRDKTLQVFQPGADREEDIHPNMLMRTPSKLENERKARELRMLIQKERPVPLDKATAKMPDEILDERKFHVFYSDDGGFRATRENGQPGQEIYYLGIIDCLTHYGTVKRIEHFVKGLTHDRTQISPIPPEGYGDRFVNFIRRITMSKEEAERTRDQEVPEKHNSQPISSTENNTSDHISQGPTSGHQPAVAALGPSTLPIVDEAGEASSVGGHSQCSPQSLSLHQNQVLPSPPNRLNPGPSEKRNGTLQNGQNPSISV from the exons ATGCCGTCATTCACGACCGACTATCCTTCCCAGACGGCGACAGCTACAGCTACACACCCTCATTCATTCGGCCCGCCCCAAGACAGAACGCACGAGAAAAGTCCAGTAGGGAACACTTTTGTATGGACAAATTGGCCCAATGGCGACTCTAATCACCTCGAGACTCCATCGGACCGCAATCTCGCTAATGGTAGTACTTACTCTCTAACTGGACCCCGATCAAGTGCCAGCTCCTACAATCGAGAATTCCTGCAGTCCAAAGACGGGAGTCTGCATTCGTTAGGAAATACATCCGCTCGGGAACAGAGGGAGGGGAGGCCATCATCCATTACAACGGACAGAGAGCTTCCCCGGAAGTCATTTGATACGGGGGTCGGCTCGGCAACAACGTCTATTGCTAGTCATCAG GTTAACGGGAAGCACATGGTTAATGGGGATTATTCGCGACCGTCCGTTGATGAGCTGGTCTGCTCAGACACGACGGGAAATACTGCGACAGCGCGGCTGTCGACATCGCCCCCGGACAACAGTGGCCGCCTTTCTCCAGACCATGGCAGCCTGTCCCCAACTCAAAAAGGCACTTATCGGCACTCGTCTCCCCCGATCGCCGCAGGAGTCAAGCGTAGCAACACGCAAGACTCGGCTAATTCTAGCATTCGACAGCGGCATACGTTACAAGTTCCGAGAACTACCAGTGGCCGTCGAAGTAGTCGTGATCAGCCGGACGACGTTGCGTACAGCAGCGGCCGCCTATCTCCGACAGCGGGAGCCCGCCGTTCGTCTCTTGGGTTGGCTCGCCGGACCACCAGGACGAATCAGTCCGAAATCTTGTTTGATGAAGCGAATccggatgaagatgcagccCGTTGGGCGGAAGCTATCAAACAAAGGAGAGCGTCGAGAAGGAGACGGcgagacgaggaagatgatgaaagaGTTGTTGTTGGAACAAAAGTTGATCGAAACCACGTCAACTGGGTTACCTCCTACAACATGCTCACTGGGATCCGGTTCACCGTGTCTAGGATAAATGCAAAAATGGATAGGGAACTGACTCCTGCTGATTTCAAGGCCAAACATAAGTTCTCCTTCGATAT AACTGGGAATGAACTGACACCATCCGCCCAGTATGACTTCAAGTTTAAGGACTATGCGCCCTGGGTTTTCCGTCATCTACGGGCAAAATTCCGATTGGATCCAGCCGACTACTTGATGTCACTCACTAGCAAGTACATTCTCTCGGAGCTGGGCTCTCCAGGAAAAAGTGGCAGCTTCTTCTACTTCTCAAGGGACTATAAATATATCATCAAGACGATCCATCACGCTGAACACAAACTGCTGCGAAAGATCCTCCCCGAATACTACAAACACGTGGAGCAAAATCCGAACACTTTAATCTCTCAATTTTACGGCCTCCACCGAGTTAAGATGGCCTACGGCCGCAAGATCCACTTCGTTGTGATGAACAATCTTTTCCCACCACATCGCGATATTCATTCCACATTCGACCTTAAGGGGTCCATGATTGGCCGCGAGGTGAGCGAGGAATATATCAAGGACCACCCAAGGTCCACAATGAAGGACCTGAACTGGCTTCGAAGGAATCGTCAATTAGAATGCGGCCCGGAAAAACGTGAATTCTTTCTCGAGCAGCTTAAGCGCGATGTGGAACTTTTGAAGCGGCTAAAAATCATGGATTATTCGCTTCTTGTGGGTATACATGATCTGGAAAAAGGAAACGAGGAAAAACTGCGTGATAAGACTCTTCAGGTTTTCCAACCTGGAGCCGATCGCGAAGAGGATATCCACCCTAATATGCTGATGCGCACTCCATCCAAGCTAGAGAACGAACGCAAGGCGCGCGAGCTTCGAATGCTAATCCAGAAGGAGCGTCCCGTGCCGCTCGACAAGGCGACTGCAAAGATGCCAGACGAGATCCTCGACGAGCGCAAATTTCATGTTTTTTACTCCGACGATGGTGGATTTCGGGCCACGCGTGAAAACggccagcctggtcaagaGATTTACTATCTTGGGATTATTGATTGTTTGACACAT TACGGCACCGTCAAAAGGATAGAGCATTTCGTTAAAGGCCTAACGCATGATCGGACACAAATCTCGCCCATTCCCCCGGAAGGCTACGGTGATCGCTTCGTCAACTTTATTAGAAGAATAACGATGtccaaggaagaagcagaacgtACCCGGGATCAAGAAGTGCCAGAAAAGCATAACAGTCAACCAATATCGTCAACGGAGAATAACACATCAGATCATATCTCGCAAGGCCCCACATCCGGCCACCAACCAGCAGTCGCTGCTCTCGGGCCAAGTACATTGCCTATTGTTGACGAAGCTGGCGAGGCTAGCAGTGTTGGTGGACACAGTCAATGTAGTCCGCAGTCTCTATCGCTTCACCAAAACCAAGTTCTACCATCACCGCCGAATCGTCTTAACCCGGGGCCGTCAGAAAAGCGAAACGGCACCCTTCAAAATGGACAAAATCCCTCAATTTCAGTCTGA